The following are encoded together in the Acidimicrobiia bacterium genome:
- a CDS encoding trypsin-like peptidase domain-containing protein, which translates to MRNAPLAVVATMLVGLGAACGPGDPPAIDAGALPLVPAQRAVTIETTGCGLAADRTGSGVAISDGLVLTVAHLVVKADEVVARVGDGDPMSAVVVAVDLNLDLALLRVPPNGVSSVDTSSVGTGSEGFIVGGATSGTVPFVVKQMVSLSIEQILGSDRHSRLGYELEAATANGDSGAGAYDVHDRMIGIVFATSDGGASTWITASAEVEKFLAGHASDSAPMACDPAASRLMLP; encoded by the coding sequence GTGCGAAATGCCCCACTCGCGGTGGTGGCGACGATGTTGGTCGGGTTGGGAGCAGCTTGCGGCCCGGGCGATCCTCCCGCCATCGACGCCGGCGCCCTCCCCCTGGTCCCCGCTCAGCGCGCGGTGACCATTGAGACGACCGGGTGTGGCCTGGCAGCCGACCGAACCGGGTCAGGGGTGGCGATCAGCGATGGTCTTGTGCTCACCGTTGCTCACCTCGTCGTCAAAGCCGACGAGGTTGTTGCGAGGGTGGGCGATGGCGATCCGATGAGTGCGGTTGTTGTGGCCGTCGACTTGAACCTCGACCTGGCCCTCTTGCGAGTTCCACCGAATGGGGTCTCGTCGGTCGATACGTCTTCGGTTGGCACCGGATCCGAAGGGTTCATCGTCGGCGGCGCGACATCCGGGACGGTCCCCTTCGTTGTCAAACAAATGGTGAGTTTGTCCATCGAGCAGATTCTCGGGTCAGATCGGCATAGCCGGCTGGGATATGAGCTCGAGGCGGCAACCGCCAACGGAGATTCAGGGGCCGGTGCGTACGACGTTCACGACCGGATGATCGGGATTGTCTTTGCCACCAGCGATGGTGGGGCATCGACCTGGATTACCGCCAGCGCCGAAGTTGAGAAGTTCCTGGCGGGTCACGCGTCGGATAGCGCACCGATGGCGTGCGATCCGGCCGCCTCCCGGCTCATGCTTCCTTGA